One window from the genome of Spirosoma rhododendri encodes:
- the ruvC gene encoding crossover junction endodeoxyribonuclease RuvC produces the protein MRVDPKAAPVTPEKIILGIDPGTQIAGYGIISVKGGVMRMIQYGVVELNKYSTYQLKLQKLFDTILRLIDEYHPDEMAIEDPFFGKNVQAMLKLGRAQGVVMAAALSRNIPIVEYAPRRIKQSVTGNGNATKDQVSHMVGHLLKEDLHPKFFDATDALAIAVCHHFHENAIPLVSNKKTKKGAWGAFVSENNDRIL, from the coding sequence ATGCGCGTCGATCCAAAAGCAGCCCCTGTCACTCCCGAAAAGATTATTCTGGGAATAGACCCCGGCACACAGATCGCCGGGTACGGGATTATTTCGGTCAAAGGCGGGGTGATGCGTATGATTCAGTACGGCGTTGTTGAACTGAACAAATATAGCACCTACCAGCTGAAGCTCCAGAAGCTGTTCGACACCATCCTGCGGCTGATCGACGAATACCACCCCGACGAGATGGCGATCGAAGACCCATTTTTCGGCAAAAACGTGCAGGCTATGCTGAAGCTGGGCCGGGCGCAGGGTGTGGTTATGGCGGCTGCACTGTCGCGCAACATACCCATTGTTGAGTATGCCCCCCGGCGCATCAAGCAGTCGGTGACGGGCAACGGCAACGCCACCAAAGATCAGGTGTCGCACATGGTTGGGCACCTGCTGAAGGAAGACCTTCACCCCAAATTCTTCGATGCCACCGACGCCCTGGCGATTGCGGTCTGCCATCATTTCCACGAAAACGCCATCCCGCTGGTCTCGAACAAAAAGACCAAGAAGGGAGCCTGGGGCGCGTTCGTCAGCGAAAACAACGACCGGATTCTGTAA
- a CDS encoding lysylphosphatidylglycerol synthase transmembrane domain-containing protein, which produces MSFNLSKKIQFWLKLATFCLLLAYIGYVLLRQPFDWAQVQTQFRTVRHPERWAALLLLLAPVNWGLEALKWQLLIRRVEPISFADAYRAVLAGMTLSFALPAQVGDVAGRVLSLRSAGRGAAVGASMVAGGMQTYVTLVLGAGALAWHLHQVPDRQTPAGWWLLATAAGLSGLGVVFGLWRQRVLNRLARWRRVRRFAPYWTVAGEYTDAEIGLGLGVATLRYGIFACQFYVALRLVGIQAPADELLAGIGLIYLLKNLVPPINVVSDLGVREAAALWVFAPLGLLAPVVLTATLTLWLVNVLTPVLIGLVWVWRLNLVTE; this is translated from the coding sequence TTGTCGTTTAATCTGTCAAAGAAAATCCAGTTCTGGCTCAAACTAGCCACGTTTTGTTTGCTGCTGGCATACATCGGCTACGTCCTGCTGCGGCAACCGTTCGATTGGGCGCAGGTACAGACGCAGTTCCGGACCGTGCGGCATCCCGAACGATGGGCCGCGCTGCTGCTCCTGCTCGCACCCGTCAACTGGGGCCTCGAAGCCCTGAAATGGCAACTTCTGATCCGCCGGGTCGAACCCATATCCTTCGCCGACGCGTACCGGGCCGTACTGGCCGGCATGACGCTGAGTTTTGCCCTGCCCGCTCAGGTGGGCGATGTGGCGGGGCGGGTGCTGTCGCTGCGGTCGGCGGGGCGGGGGGCAGCCGTGGGCGCGTCGATGGTGGCGGGCGGCATGCAGACCTATGTTACGCTGGTGCTCGGAGCCGGAGCCCTGGCCTGGCACCTGCACCAGGTTCCCGACCGGCAAACCCCGGCGGGCTGGTGGCTGCTGGCGACAGCGGCCGGGCTGTCGGGGCTGGGCGTTGTGTTTGGCCTATGGCGGCAGCGGGTGCTCAACCGGCTGGCCCGCTGGCGTCGGGTGCGCCGATTTGCCCCCTACTGGACCGTAGCCGGTGAGTACACCGACGCTGAAATCGGCCTGGGGCTGGGCGTGGCTACGCTGCGGTACGGTATCTTTGCGTGTCAGTTTTACGTCGCCCTGCGGCTGGTTGGTATTCAGGCTCCGGCTGATGAACTGCTGGCGGGCATCGGGCTGATCTACCTGCTGAAAAATCTGGTGCCGCCCATCAATGTCGTGAGTGATCTGGGCGTTCGTGAAGCGGCCGCGCTCTGGGTCTTTGCTCCGCTCGGCCTGCTGGCTCCCGTGGTGCTGACGGCTACGCTGACGCTCTGGCTGGTCAACGTCCTGACGCCCGTACTGATCGGGCTTGTCTGGGTGTGGCGGCTTAATCTCGTAACTGAATGA
- a CDS encoding glycosyltransferase family 2 protein encodes MIFFLLSISALYALFTLVLWLTWLRMPITKPAASQPNGPSITVIVPVRNEAATISALLGDLARQTYPAFDVIIADDFSTDDTRLLVRQAMFGFRHPLHLLSLTDEPTASPKKRAIRQSIEQARGDLIVTTDGDCRVGPDWLATFATAYQQTGAKLLSGPVTFTPERTLTDHLQTVEFASLIGSGATTMAMGRPTMCNGANLCYEKRVFEEVGGFAGVDHLASGDDELLMHKIARRYPNGVRFVKAASAIVQTGPHRNWGAFYQQRRRWASKWRAYESYGPTALAVFIFLSNLAPVLVFLGWLLGFLNVSVLLLVVGLKALPEFLFLRQVLVFLQKKSSVRAIPITQLVYPFYVIFFGLAAQGKGYRWKGRKLE; translated from the coding sequence ATGATCTTTTTTTTGCTGAGTATCAGTGCGCTGTACGCCCTGTTTACCCTCGTGCTCTGGTTGACCTGGCTGCGCATGCCGATCACGAAACCAGCGGCCAGCCAGCCAAACGGTCCCTCGATTACCGTGATCGTGCCGGTGCGCAACGAAGCCGCTACCATCAGCGCGTTGCTGGGCGATCTGGCCCGACAGACGTACCCCGCTTTCGACGTAATTATCGCCGATGATTTCTCTACCGACGATACGCGGCTGCTGGTACGGCAGGCTATGTTTGGCTTCCGACACCCGCTGCACCTGCTTTCGCTGACCGACGAACCGACTGCGTCGCCCAAGAAGCGGGCGATCCGGCAAAGCATCGAGCAGGCGCGGGGCGATTTGATCGTAACGACCGATGGCGACTGCCGCGTTGGCCCCGACTGGCTGGCGACCTTCGCTACGGCCTATCAGCAGACCGGAGCGAAGCTGTTGTCGGGCCCGGTGACGTTTACCCCCGAACGTACGCTGACCGATCACCTGCAAACCGTCGAGTTTGCTAGTCTGATCGGGTCGGGGGCGACGACGATGGCAATGGGTAGGCCAACGATGTGCAACGGAGCCAACCTTTGCTACGAAAAGCGGGTCTTCGAGGAGGTCGGGGGCTTTGCCGGTGTCGACCATCTGGCTTCGGGCGACGACGAGTTGCTGATGCACAAAATTGCCCGGCGGTACCCAAACGGGGTTCGGTTTGTGAAAGCGGCCTCAGCGATTGTGCAGACAGGGCCGCACCGAAACTGGGGGGCGTTTTACCAGCAACGCAGGCGGTGGGCGAGCAAGTGGCGGGCCTACGAATCGTACGGACCAACTGCGCTGGCTGTGTTTATTTTTCTGAGCAACCTGGCCCCGGTGCTCGTATTTTTAGGTTGGCTGCTCGGATTTTTAAACGTTTCAGTACTACTGCTGGTTGTCGGATTGAAGGCCCTGCCGGAGTTTTTGTTTTTACGACAGGTTCTTGTTTTTTTACAAAAAAAATCGTCGGTCCGGGCCATCCCGATTACTCAGCTGGTTTATCCGTTTTACGTTATCTTTTTCGGATTGGCCGCGCAGGGAAAAGGGTACCGCTGGAAAGGCCGGAAGCTTGAATAG
- a CDS encoding polysaccharide deacetylase family protein codes for MGFFLHKSNFLLRTVYPEFWWKVEGDAEPTIYLTFDDGPIPDVTEFVLEQLDRHAAQATFFCIGDNVRKHRDVLYQVLEAGHMVGNHTYNHLNGWKTDDEVYLENIQSCQDELGIETALFRPPYGRITKAQAAEVMEHHSIVMWDVLTGDFDQTLPADVCLKKTIQHTEPGSIVVFHDSLKAWPTMRYVLPRMLTHFAQRGYSFRAVPQPVYAGF; via the coding sequence ATGGGCTTCTTCCTACATAAGTCGAATTTCCTGCTCAGAACGGTCTATCCTGAGTTTTGGTGGAAGGTAGAAGGTGATGCTGAACCGACGATATACCTGACTTTCGACGACGGGCCCATCCCCGACGTGACCGAGTTTGTGCTCGAACAACTCGATCGTCACGCGGCACAGGCCACGTTCTTCTGCATCGGCGATAATGTTCGTAAGCACCGCGATGTACTGTATCAGGTGCTGGAAGCCGGTCATATGGTCGGTAACCATACATACAATCACCTAAACGGCTGGAAGACCGACGATGAGGTCTATCTGGAAAATATACAATCCTGCCAGGATGAACTTGGTATCGAAACGGCCCTGTTTCGTCCGCCATACGGCCGCATTACCAAGGCCCAGGCTGCCGAGGTGATGGAGCACCATTCCATCGTAATGTGGGATGTGCTGACCGGTGATTTCGACCAGACGCTGCCCGCCGACGTATGCCTGAAAAAGACGATTCAGCACACCGAACCCGGTTCAATTGTCGTGTTCCATGACAGCCTGAAAGCGTGGCCGACGATGCGGTACGTACTGCCCCGTATGTTGACCCACTTCGCCCAGCGGGGCTACTCGTTCCGGGCCGTGCCGCAACCGGTCTACGCCGGTTTCTGA
- a CDS encoding TatD family hydrolase codes for MTYIDTHAHVYDEQFAADSPDGADVIGRALAAGVTQIWMPNCARETIAGMMALAEQYPTACLPMMGLHPAYVNESVDDELAAVEQWLNKHPFIAVGEIGLDFYWDMTHVDRQFAAFDTQLRWAADRGLFVSMHTRSGHDRNAFTEAVDLIEKLALPGLTGIFHCFVGTLDEARRAVDMGFKLGIGGVSTFKNGGLDAVLPHIGLEHLVLETDAPYLAPVPYRGKRNEPAYIPLIAQRIADLKQLPLAEVARQTTANAAALLGNMVSTGVQQL; via the coding sequence ATGACTTACATTGATACGCACGCACACGTCTACGACGAGCAGTTTGCCGCTGACTCGCCCGACGGTGCCGATGTGATTGGCCGCGCTCTGGCTGCCGGGGTTACGCAGATCTGGATGCCCAACTGCGCCCGTGAAACGATCGCCGGTATGATGGCTCTGGCTGAGCAGTACCCCACCGCCTGCCTGCCCATGATGGGGCTGCACCCCGCCTACGTCAACGAAAGCGTCGATGATGAATTAGCTGCCGTAGAGCAGTGGCTGAATAAACACCCGTTTATCGCGGTCGGGGAGATCGGGCTCGATTTCTACTGGGATATGACCCACGTCGACCGGCAGTTTGCGGCCTTCGATACGCAGTTGCGCTGGGCCGCCGACCGGGGTTTGTTCGTATCGATGCATACGCGTTCCGGGCACGACCGCAACGCGTTTACTGAAGCCGTTGACCTCATCGAAAAGCTGGCCCTGCCCGGCCTGACGGGTATTTTCCATTGCTTTGTCGGTACGCTCGATGAAGCCCGTCGGGCCGTCGATATGGGCTTTAAACTGGGCATTGGGGGCGTCAGTACGTTCAAGAATGGCGGACTCGACGCGGTGTTGCCGCATATCGGGCTGGAACATCTGGTGCTGGAAACCGATGCGCCCTACCTCGCGCCGGTGCCGTATCGGGGCAAGCGCAACGAACCGGCGTATATCCCGCTGATCGCCCAGCGTATCGCCGATCTGAAGCAGCTTCCCCTCGCCGAAGTAGCCCGTCAGACCACCGCCAACGCGGCTGCTTTGCTGGGAAACATGGTGTCGACAGGCGTACAGCAGCTGTAG
- a CDS encoding glycosyltransferase, with the protein MHYRDLHRTVADYRFLFSPMRYSSLPLAVIEAMTIGMPIVALATTELPTVIQNGVHGFVSNEIDVLAERMQFLIDHPDEAARMGQNAQKLAQAHFSLPRFVADWNRLFAELTQNVTTLSDAST; encoded by the coding sequence ATTCATTACCGCGACCTTCACCGGACGGTAGCCGACTATCGGTTTTTGTTCAGCCCCATGCGGTACAGCAGTTTGCCGCTGGCCGTCATCGAAGCCATGACCATCGGGATGCCGATTGTGGCGCTGGCTACCACAGAGCTACCAACGGTCATTCAGAACGGTGTGCATGGATTTGTCTCCAACGAGATCGACGTACTGGCCGAACGGATGCAGTTTCTGATCGACCATCCGGACGAAGCGGCCCGCATGGGGCAGAACGCCCAAAAATTGGCGCAGGCGCACTTTAGCCTACCCCGTTTCGTAGCCGACTGGAACCGTCTCTTTGCCGAACTGACGCAGAACGTGACCACACTTTCTGATGCGTCAACCTAG
- a CDS encoding glycosyltransferase family 9 protein: MDKLTHHLGYSPRRIVVFRALKLGDLLCSVPAFRALRHAFPDAHIALLSLPWAAEFVQLFPDYFDEFIDFPGWPGLPEQVVDPVRTVAFLAQMQTRHWDVAIQMQGNGTFVNGMLSLFGAGAVAGYFPQTKPEERMGEPSLWLPYPEKAHEVKRHVQLMTFLGLDSTGYELEFPEIATPVALPAALQTLDRPYVCIHAGGISGRRWPEASFAEVADQLADQGFAVVLTGSLPEQTITQTVQQHMRHPAIDLAGQTTLTSLAAVLRQSALLVSNDTGVSHVAVACHVPSLVIFTSADPAEWGPLNEQRHRVIREADATPARVASEALRLYHALT; encoded by the coding sequence ATGGATAAACTAACGCACCATCTTGGTTATTCGCCCCGGCGCATCGTTGTGTTTCGGGCGTTGAAACTGGGCGATCTACTGTGCAGTGTGCCCGCGTTTCGGGCGTTGCGGCACGCCTTCCCCGACGCGCACATTGCCCTCCTGAGCCTGCCCTGGGCGGCTGAGTTTGTCCAGTTGTTTCCCGATTATTTCGACGAATTCATCGATTTTCCCGGTTGGCCGGGTTTGCCCGAGCAGGTGGTTGATCCGGTTCGGACGGTAGCGTTTCTGGCTCAGATGCAAACCCGCCACTGGGACGTGGCGATTCAGATGCAGGGCAACGGCACCTTCGTCAACGGTATGCTGAGTTTGTTCGGAGCCGGGGCCGTTGCGGGCTATTTCCCCCAAACCAAGCCGGAAGAGCGCATGGGCGAACCGTCGCTGTGGTTGCCTTATCCCGAGAAGGCGCATGAAGTGAAGCGGCACGTTCAGCTGATGACGTTTCTGGGGCTGGACTCGACCGGCTACGAACTCGAATTCCCGGAAATAGCGACTCCTGTTGCCCTTCCCGCTGCCTTACAAACCCTCGACCGGCCTTACGTCTGCATCCATGCCGGGGGCATTTCCGGGCGACGGTGGCCCGAAGCCAGCTTCGCCGAGGTAGCCGATCAGCTGGCCGATCAGGGCTTTGCGGTTGTCCTGACGGGTAGCCTGCCGGAGCAGACAATCACGCAAACGGTCCAGCAGCACATGCGCCACCCGGCCATTGATCTGGCCGGTCAGACAACCCTGACGTCGCTGGCTGCTGTCCTGCGGCAATCGGCCCTGCTGGTCAGCAACGATACGGGGGTGTCGCACGTAGCGGTAGCCTGCCACGTACCGAGCCTTGTCATTTTCACCTCCGCCGACCCCGCTGAGTGGGGCCCGCTAAACGAGCAGCGGCACCGCGTAATCCGGGAAGCGGATGCGACTCCGGCGCGCGTTGCCAGCGAAGCGTTACGCCTTTACCATGCCCTGACCTAG
- a CDS encoding glycosyltransferase family 2 protein, giving the protein MNNLLISVVIPTFQRPDLLQRCLTALGSQTLPTDQFEVVVVDDGNDADTAALVRNLARQGALQLSYLGQSQRRGPAAARNRGWRAARSPIIAFTDDDCIPQPDWLRAALKRFDAGASVVTGRVEMPLPNRPTAHDRTTALLETAEFVTANCFCRRTALEHVGGFDEAFDIAWREDSALQFAFLRAGIPIDACPKAVLVHPLRPARWYAPLRDERKNRYDALLYKRYPNLFRARIPHYPALVTAYYGVVASALMTLGGAVAGNKSVVRAGGVGWLLLTTGLLAYRQANQPIGELPKNGLVTIVSPFLSVYWRLYGAIKHRVWYL; this is encoded by the coding sequence ATGAATAACCTGCTCATCAGCGTTGTCATCCCCACCTTTCAACGGCCCGACCTGTTACAACGCTGCCTGACGGCTTTAGGGTCGCAAACATTACCCACCGATCAGTTTGAGGTGGTGGTGGTAGACGATGGCAATGACGCCGATACGGCCGCGCTGGTTCGCAACCTAGCTCGGCAGGGGGCGCTACAACTGAGCTATCTTGGTCAATCGCAACGGCGCGGGCCAGCGGCTGCCCGAAACCGGGGCTGGCGAGCCGCCCGAAGCCCGATCATTGCCTTCACCGACGACGACTGTATTCCGCAACCAGACTGGCTACGGGCCGCGCTAAAGCGGTTTGATGCCGGTGCTTCGGTGGTTACGGGCCGGGTCGAAATGCCTCTCCCCAACCGCCCAACGGCGCACGACCGGACCACCGCCCTGCTCGAAACGGCGGAGTTTGTCACGGCGAACTGTTTTTGTCGGCGCACCGCCCTGGAGCATGTGGGTGGGTTCGATGAAGCGTTCGACATCGCCTGGCGCGAAGACAGTGCGCTTCAGTTCGCGTTTCTGCGGGCGGGCATCCCGATCGACGCCTGCCCGAAGGCCGTACTGGTGCACCCCCTCCGCCCTGCTCGCTGGTACGCCCCCCTGCGCGACGAACGAAAAAACCGCTACGACGCACTGCTCTACAAACGCTATCCCAACCTGTTCCGGGCACGCATTCCGCACTATCCGGCTTTGGTAACGGCCTATTACGGAGTCGTTGCCAGCGCCCTGATGACCCTTGGTGGAGCCGTGGCCGGCAACAAATCAGTGGTCAGAGCGGGCGGAGTTGGCTGGCTGCTGCTGACCACTGGTTTGCTGGCTTATCGGCAGGCGAACCAACCCATCGGTGAGTTGCCCAAAAACGGGCTCGTGACCATCGTTTCTCCTTTTCTGTCGGTTTACTGGCGTTTGTACGGAGCCATCAAACACCGCGTCTGGTATCTGTAA
- a CDS encoding carbamoyltransferase family protein, whose translation MYTLGINAAFHDPAAALVRDGVVLAAAEEERFSHIKHGKRPVPFSTWELPYNAIDFCLKKAGITLTDVDHIAYSFDPVPLLGDHRDSLTIEIPLRPEGIHRPGDSRNGPEQNEASTGAVHWQNPYEGLFLSSILNAPGHLVDGVPLHLSKRFRGATLDTQGEWQFVNHHLAHAVSAFLPSPHTKAAVLVIDGRGEKATTSYWLGEGNQLTLLGEVDLPHSLGLLYEDLTHYLGFLRSSDEYKVMALASFGKPIYADYFRSLIHLGDDGQYTIEQPDFVARFGPARAKGSELHQDHFDIAHSLQLVLEETVLHLISWLHEQTGVAALCMAGGVALNCVMNARLRDEGPFQHIWVQPAAGDAGTALGAAMYADAQQRNTDQRAYEMEHVYLGPAYTDDEIERFLQWSKLPYQQLANVADEVAAYLADGHIIGWFQQGMEFGPRALGARSILAPPFPASMQARLNDLKDREDFRPVAPAVLEEAADRYFLNAHQSPGSPTAFMLFVNEVRPERRDDIPAVTHTDGTARIQTVNARQNPPYYALLKAFERRTGIPILVNTSFNTQGEPVVCSPRDAVESFWASPLDALVIGSFMLVKTGAAFSRESEATSKEFLPIYE comes from the coding sequence ATGTACACCCTGGGAATTAATGCCGCTTTTCACGACCCGGCAGCTGCGCTGGTGCGCGACGGCGTCGTGCTGGCAGCCGCCGAAGAGGAACGCTTTTCGCACATCAAACATGGCAAACGACCGGTTCCCTTCTCGACCTGGGAGCTGCCCTATAATGCCATTGATTTCTGCCTCAAAAAAGCGGGCATCACCCTCACCGATGTCGACCACATCGCCTATTCGTTCGATCCGGTGCCTCTACTGGGCGATCACCGCGACAGCCTAACTATCGAGATTCCCTTACGACCCGAAGGCATTCATCGGCCCGGCGATTCCCGCAACGGGCCGGAGCAGAACGAAGCGTCGACCGGTGCCGTACACTGGCAAAATCCGTACGAGGGCCTGTTTTTATCGTCCATTCTAAACGCACCCGGCCATCTGGTCGATGGCGTGCCGCTCCATCTGTCGAAGCGGTTTCGGGGCGCTACGCTTGATACGCAGGGGGAATGGCAGTTTGTGAATCATCATCTGGCGCACGCAGTCAGCGCCTTTTTGCCCAGCCCGCACACTAAAGCCGCCGTACTCGTTATCGACGGGCGGGGCGAAAAAGCCACTACTAGCTATTGGCTCGGCGAAGGCAATCAGCTGACACTGCTGGGGGAAGTAGACCTCCCGCATTCGCTGGGTCTGTTGTACGAAGACCTGACGCATTATCTGGGCTTTCTGCGCTCGTCGGATGAGTACAAAGTGATGGCCCTGGCTTCCTTCGGCAAACCGATTTACGCCGATTACTTCCGAAGCCTGATTCACCTGGGCGATGACGGTCAATACACCATTGAGCAGCCCGATTTTGTCGCCCGGTTTGGCCCCGCCCGCGCCAAAGGCAGCGAACTTCATCAGGACCATTTCGACATTGCTCATTCACTCCAGCTGGTGCTGGAAGAAACCGTGCTGCACCTTATCTCGTGGCTGCACGAACAAACGGGCGTCGCGGCTCTGTGCATGGCGGGCGGAGTGGCGCTCAACTGCGTGATGAACGCCCGGCTGCGCGACGAAGGGCCGTTCCAGCACATCTGGGTGCAACCTGCCGCCGGAGACGCGGGAACCGCTCTCGGCGCGGCTATGTACGCAGACGCCCAGCAGCGGAATACGGACCAGAGGGCCTACGAAATGGAACACGTTTACCTGGGACCGGCCTATACCGACGACGAAATCGAGCGGTTTTTGCAATGGTCGAAGCTGCCTTATCAGCAGTTGGCAAACGTGGCCGATGAGGTCGCTGCCTACCTGGCCGACGGGCATATCATCGGCTGGTTTCAGCAGGGAATGGAGTTTGGGCCACGGGCACTAGGCGCACGCTCGATCCTGGCTCCCCCGTTCCCGGCCTCGATGCAGGCCCGGCTCAACGACCTGAAAGATCGCGAGGACTTCCGCCCCGTCGCCCCGGCTGTGCTGGAGGAAGCCGCCGACCGCTATTTCCTCAATGCCCACCAATCGCCCGGATCACCGACCGCTTTCATGCTATTCGTAAACGAGGTTCGCCCCGAACGGCGCGACGATATTCCCGCCGTAACCCATACAGACGGTACGGCCCGCATCCAGACCGTCAATGCCCGGCAAAATCCGCCCTATTACGCCCTGCTGAAGGCGTTTGAGCGCCGGACGGGTATTCCCATACTGGTCAATACGTCGTTCAATACCCAGGGCGAACCGGTGGTTTGCTCGCCCCGCGATGCCGTCGAGTCGTTCTGGGCTTCCCCCCTCGATGCGCTGGTGATTGGCTCGTTTATGCTGGTGAAAACGGGCGCGGCCTTCTCGCGCGAAAGTGAAGCGACGTCCAAAGAATTTTTGCCCATTTATGAATAA
- a CDS encoding glycosyltransferase family 9 protein: MAGQLDLPEFCGLIALAPLLISNNTGPVHIAAAVNTPVVVAYAKTNPQHTPWMVPSKVLYVEVARHLRSRNVLLQRFPEPAAPEATPHRIVEAITNLRQEVADRSPTKPEPSTVSNEPTAPIH, encoded by the coding sequence GTGGCTGGCCAGCTGGACTTACCCGAATTTTGCGGCCTCATTGCCCTGGCCCCGCTGCTGATTTCCAACAATACCGGCCCGGTTCATATCGCGGCTGCGGTGAATACGCCCGTGGTGGTAGCCTATGCCAAAACCAATCCGCAGCATACCCCCTGGATGGTGCCCAGCAAAGTCTTGTATGTGGAGGTGGCCCGGCATCTGCGTAGCCGAAACGTACTCCTGCAACGATTTCCCGAACCCGCTGCCCCGGAGGCCACACCGCACCGAATCGTAGAAGCCATAACAAACCTGCGTCAGGAGGTAGCTGACCGTAGCCCGACGAAACCCGAACCGTCCACGGTCAGCAACGAACCAACCGCCCCTATCCATTGA
- a CDS encoding glycosyltransferase family 9 protein, with amino-acid sequence MNQTSLETWPDGWRILCARPDNLGDVLMTTPAFGALKESFPNCQLTLLTSSAGAAIARLIPAIDDIIVFDVPWVKSDSQAADSSSLVHVASQLQQRQFDAAIVFTVQSQNPLPMAMLCYLAQIPCVLGYCRENPYKLLTNWIPDPEVLMATRHEVTRQLDLVSTIGATTTNERLSLALPAGAREAARQLLIETGVDLNRPWLLLHAGVSEEKRRYPADQFAEVARRLILDNNLQIILTGAGRSGPMWSGFGNRSERVRTTWLASWTYPNFAASLPWPRC; translated from the coding sequence ATGAACCAGACAAGCTTAGAAACCTGGCCCGACGGGTGGCGAATTCTGTGCGCCCGCCCCGACAATCTGGGCGATGTGCTCATGACGACGCCCGCCTTCGGGGCACTGAAAGAGTCGTTCCCGAATTGCCAGCTGACCTTACTGACATCCTCGGCGGGTGCAGCCATAGCCCGGCTGATTCCGGCTATCGACGACATAATCGTCTTCGATGTGCCCTGGGTTAAATCAGACAGTCAGGCAGCGGATTCGTCCAGTCTGGTTCACGTGGCCAGCCAGCTTCAGCAACGGCAGTTCGACGCGGCTATCGTGTTTACGGTCCAAAGTCAAAATCCGCTGCCGATGGCGATGCTGTGCTATTTGGCCCAGATCCCGTGCGTGCTGGGTTATTGCCGCGAGAACCCGTACAAGCTGCTGACCAACTGGATTCCTGACCCGGAGGTGCTCATGGCTACCCGCCACGAGGTTACCCGGCAGCTGGACCTGGTCAGCACCATCGGGGCCACCACAACGAATGAGCGGCTGTCGCTGGCGCTGCCTGCGGGTGCCCGCGAAGCCGCCCGCCAGTTACTCATCGAAACCGGTGTCGACCTGAACCGACCCTGGCTGCTGCTACACGCGGGGGTGAGCGAGGAGAAACGACGCTACCCAGCCGACCAGTTCGCCGAAGTGGCCCGACGGTTGATTCTGGACAATAATCTACAGATAATCCTGACGGGGGCCGGTCGGAGTGGGCCTATGTGGAGCGGCTTCGGGAACAGGTCGGAACGGGTGCGTACAACGTGGCTGGCCAGCTGGACTTACCCGAATTTTGCGGCCTCATTGCCCTGGCCCCGCTGCTGA
- a CDS encoding D-glycero-alpha-D-manno-heptose-1,7-bisphosphate 7-phosphatase, with product MSKAVFLDKDGTLIVDVPYNVDPDQIVLYPDAGPALQRMQSAGYRLVVVSNQSGVARGYFAETALSAVWKRLTDLFAPFGVAFDGFYYCPHDSLGTTGADALACDCRKPKPGMLHRAALELNIDLAGSWMIGDILQDVEAGNRAGCRSILVDRGNETEWLNGPYRTPTIKVDSLLEAAGQLVVS from the coding sequence ATGAGCAAGGCCGTTTTTCTGGATAAAGACGGCACGCTGATCGTCGACGTTCCCTACAATGTTGACCCGGACCAAATCGTGCTCTACCCCGACGCAGGCCCCGCGCTGCAACGAATGCAGTCGGCGGGGTACCGGCTGGTGGTGGTGTCGAATCAGTCGGGGGTAGCGCGGGGGTACTTTGCCGAAACCGCCCTGTCTGCCGTCTGGAAACGCCTGACCGACCTGTTCGCCCCGTTTGGTGTCGCCTTCGATGGGTTTTACTACTGCCCGCACGATTCGCTGGGTACCACAGGTGCCGACGCACTGGCCTGCGACTGTCGAAAGCCTAAGCCCGGTATGCTCCACCGGGCCGCTCTGGAGCTGAATATCGACCTTGCCGGGTCGTGGATGATCGGCGATATTTTACAGGATGTGGAAGCGGGTAACCGGGCGGGCTGCCGAAGTATTCTGGTCGATCGGGGAAACGAAACCGAGTGGCTCAACGGCCCATACCGGACCCCGACGATAAAGGTAGATTCGTTACTGGAAGCCGCCGGGCAACTTGTTGTCTCCTGA